From Salvia splendens isolate huo1 chromosome 3, SspV2, whole genome shotgun sequence, a single genomic window includes:
- the LOC121793535 gene encoding protein LURP-one-related 5-like, with protein sequence MLWPTATKRMAAETVTKSGAIVEKGYVYEEETHLTLLKTSLFFAGDGFTAYDCKGALVFRVDSYGPDAGDTGEVVLMDASGRCILTVRRKRPSLHQRWEGFVGEGSEGKKALFSVRRSSIIGRSSMTVEVYTNPGEEYQIEGSFACRSCNILAADKEIVAEIRRKVDATTNVVLGKDVFVLSLKAGFDGAFAMGLVLVLDQIYGADGDEAGGGVHNGSKVGDDSNLNIL encoded by the exons ATGCTGTGGCCGACGGCGACGAAGCGAATGGCGGCGGAGACAGTGACGAAGAGCGGCGCGATCGTGGAGAAAGGCTACGTGTACGAAGAGGAGACACATCTCACCTTGCTGAAAACCTCTCTCTTTTTCGCCGGCGACGGCTTCACTGCTTACGATTGCAAAGGCGCTCTCGTCTTCCGAGTCGACTCGTACGGCCCCGACGCCGGCGATACTGGCGAAGTCGTTCTCATGGACGCCTCCGGTAGATGCATCCTCACCGTCCGCCGCAAG AGGCCGAGTCTGCACCAGCGGTGGGAGGGCTTCGTCGGCGAGGGATCGGAGGGGAAGAAGGCGCTGTTCAGCGTGCGGAGATCGTCGATAATCGGACGGTCGAGCATGACGGTGGAGGTGTACACCAACCCCGGCGAGGAGTACCAAATCGAAGGCTCCTTCGCGTGCCGGAGCTGCAACATTCTGGCCGCGGATAAGGAGATCGTGGCGGAGATCCGGCGCAAGGTGGACGCGACCACGAACGTGGTGCTCGGGAAGGACGTCTTTGTGCTGTCGCTGAAGGCGGGGTTCGACGGCGCATTCGCCATGGGGCTGGTGCTGGTGCTCGATCAGATCTACGGCGCCGATGGAGACGAAGCCGGCGGCGGCGTTCACAACGGGAGCAAGGTCGGTGATGATTCCAATTTGAATATCCTGTAG